A portion of the Marinobacter alexandrii genome contains these proteins:
- a CDS encoding DUF6261 family protein, producing MLKQFSHSLLTTEELAIIAERLVQAVDTSSLKGILGNRIKKTNEASTVLSEALNESLSSVYASRVQQADLLRDDAFQAFKYGVLSASYRTEPLIKKAGEKLVEIVRKRGFSLYNLAYIAQSEAMRSLVEDLEKCSHEISQAGVADLLQEMLTANENFSQVYHEKLSDGTQNETPQVVVWKTELSKQITLFLNHIELLDEDKEEGVEKLVNSLNSIITDMMKQVQQRQQVA from the coding sequence ATGCTAAAACAATTTTCACACTCATTATTGACAACTGAAGAACTTGCTATAATAGCCGAAAGGCTAGTACAAGCAGTCGATACATCTTCATTAAAGGGCATTCTTGGAAACAGAATTAAGAAAACCAATGAAGCTTCTACTGTATTGTCTGAAGCATTGAACGAAAGCTTGTCCAGCGTGTACGCCTCCCGAGTGCAGCAAGCTGACTTGCTTAGGGATGATGCGTTCCAAGCCTTCAAATATGGTGTGCTATCAGCTTCTTATAGAACAGAACCATTAATTAAAAAAGCCGGTGAAAAGCTTGTTGAAATAGTTAGAAAAAGAGGCTTTAGCTTATACAACCTCGCTTACATTGCTCAAAGTGAAGCAATGAGGAGTTTAGTAGAAGATCTCGAGAAATGCTCACACGAAATATCACAAGCGGGTGTAGCTGATTTACTTCAAGAAATGCTTACTGCAAATGAAAATTTCAGCCAAGTGTATCATGAGAAGTTAAGCGATGGCACACAGAACGAAACACCGCAGGTAGTAGTCTGGAAGACAGAATTATCTAAGCAAATAACGCTTTTCCTTAATCACATAGAACTGCTGGATGAAGACAAAGAAGAAGGTGTAGAAAAACTGGTGAATAGCCTGAATAGCATTATCACAGATATGATGAAGCAAGTTCAACAAAGGCAGCAAGTCGCTTAA
- a CDS encoding FtsX-like permease family protein codes for MNSAQLPKWSRRLLRLFIHGEYLEEIEGDLEEVFYDDLEVYSVKEARRKYSFGVLKLFRVSLLKNLKWIYKLGLIISIMRTLKIAFRNLIKFKTHSAINLVGLSLGLAIGGLILLYVTDELSFDDFHTNGDRIYKVVTTSPEGGMETNAHPIGYQLRTKYPEVESVLYTRWASPSFKINYEGKRYDHKVYYASEEFFHIFSFPLKSGDPKTALKDPYSIVITEALEETYFDGSALGQAITLRDSVNFTVTGVVEDLPKNSHIQFEMLMSFSTFPDFRWFSYTDGWGNFDVRNYILLKEGEDSEEFQAKISNIYDENVGDWLDEMGMKFTTTLMPLKEVYLGDVFWNGFGPNSSGKRVKTVTIIAAFLLILACINYINLSTARSAYRAKEVGMKKVVGSSRGSIIAQFMTESFLLTMISLIFGMLLIMITLPFFNDLMSKSYTLSSFLTPSFTSGILVLVFAITFLSGYYPALVISGLRPLNALSGKLDKAYQGLNLRKTLITFQFFISSGLVLSTLLVINQLAYMQTQDLGFDKEQVLVINATDLPKSTTRKVLKNELEALVGVHKVTHTNALPGRPGWQGQWAYPGKQEGEQVDTEYMAIDENYIEALGLKIVAGRNFETSRPSELKDGLIINESCVIAMGWENSENAIGKRIVSPSGTPEGNVIGVVKDYHGLGLQEQIWPKAMDYTGDTYGRYYAVKYDAKQTYDLIKGIEKTWSSTFGDYSLEYFFLDEDFDRQYREENQLAQVLSIFAIIIIIVSAIGLFGLISFVALSRTKEVGIRKTLGASIGQIVFILSKEFVLLVILGNFMAVPLTWYFGNQWLNDFAYHTRIDPTIFIITIAATVVIAFLTVSIQTMKTARMNPVKALRYE; via the coding sequence ATGAATAGCGCACAGCTACCTAAATGGTCTCGAAGGCTTCTTAGGCTTTTCATTCATGGAGAGTATTTGGAAGAGATAGAAGGGGATCTTGAAGAAGTCTTCTATGATGATTTAGAAGTCTATTCGGTAAAAGAAGCACGAAGAAAATATTCATTCGGTGTTTTGAAGCTCTTCAGGGTTAGCTTATTAAAAAACTTAAAATGGATTTACAAACTAGGACTAATTATATCAATTATGAGGACTTTAAAAATCGCTTTCAGAAATCTGATTAAATTCAAAACTCACTCAGCTATCAATTTGGTTGGGCTTTCACTTGGGCTTGCTATTGGGGGGCTCATACTCTTGTATGTAACTGATGAGCTTTCCTTTGATGATTTTCATACGAATGGAGATCGCATCTACAAGGTAGTTACTACTTCTCCAGAAGGTGGAATGGAAACCAATGCACATCCTATTGGGTATCAACTTAGGACTAAATATCCTGAAGTAGAGTCTGTTTTATATACTCGATGGGCATCTCCGAGTTTTAAGATAAACTATGAGGGAAAAAGGTATGATCACAAAGTGTACTACGCAAGTGAAGAATTTTTTCATATTTTCTCATTTCCTCTAAAATCAGGTGACCCAAAGACTGCTTTAAAAGATCCTTACTCAATCGTAATCACTGAGGCTCTGGAAGAGACCTACTTTGATGGGTCAGCATTAGGTCAAGCCATTACGCTGAGAGATTCCGTGAATTTTACAGTCACCGGAGTTGTGGAAGACCTCCCAAAAAACTCACACATCCAATTTGAGATGCTCATGTCCTTTTCCACCTTCCCTGATTTCAGATGGTTTAGTTATACTGATGGTTGGGGGAATTTTGATGTTAGAAATTATATTTTGCTCAAGGAAGGTGAAGATTCTGAAGAATTTCAAGCTAAAATCTCTAACATTTATGATGAGAATGTTGGAGATTGGTTAGACGAAATGGGCATGAAGTTTACTACAACTCTAATGCCATTGAAGGAAGTCTATCTAGGAGATGTCTTTTGGAACGGTTTTGGGCCAAATAGTTCTGGAAAACGAGTAAAGACTGTAACCATCATTGCAGCATTCTTACTAATTCTTGCCTGCATTAACTATATCAATTTAAGCACTGCAAGATCAGCTTATAGAGCAAAAGAAGTTGGGATGAAGAAGGTGGTTGGATCATCAAGAGGTTCAATCATTGCGCAATTCATGACTGAATCTTTTCTACTAACTATGATTTCTCTGATCTTCGGCATGTTGCTGATTATGATTACTCTACCATTCTTTAATGATTTGATGAGTAAAAGTTACACACTTAGTTCCTTTCTCACACCTTCATTTACCTCTGGAATTCTTGTGCTTGTCTTCGCAATCACTTTTCTATCGGGGTACTATCCTGCTCTTGTTATTTCTGGATTGAGACCCCTGAACGCTCTTAGTGGTAAATTAGATAAGGCCTATCAAGGGTTAAACCTTCGCAAAACACTAATCACTTTCCAGTTTTTCATTTCCTCTGGGCTGGTCCTCTCCACTCTATTGGTCATCAATCAATTAGCGTATATGCAAACCCAAGATCTGGGATTCGATAAAGAACAAGTACTCGTTATTAATGCAACGGATCTTCCCAAATCAACTACACGAAAAGTACTCAAAAACGAATTGGAGGCATTGGTTGGGGTGCATAAAGTAACACATACGAATGCACTACCTGGAAGGCCGGGGTGGCAAGGGCAATGGGCTTACCCCGGAAAACAAGAAGGTGAGCAGGTAGACACTGAATATATGGCCATCGATGAAAATTATATAGAAGCTCTTGGGTTGAAAATAGTTGCTGGAAGGAATTTTGAAACCAGTAGGCCTTCAGAACTTAAAGATGGCCTGATCATCAATGAGTCCTGCGTTATAGCGATGGGTTGGGAGAATTCAGAAAATGCCATTGGAAAGCGGATTGTCTCTCCTTCGGGAACTCCTGAAGGTAATGTGATTGGCGTAGTAAAGGATTATCACGGACTGGGTCTTCAAGAGCAAATCTGGCCGAAGGCAATGGATTATACAGGAGATACGTATGGGAGGTATTATGCAGTTAAGTATGACGCTAAACAAACCTATGATTTAATCAAGGGCATTGAAAAAACATGGAGTTCTACATTTGGCGATTATTCACTAGAGTACTTCTTCCTTGATGAAGACTTTGATAGGCAATATAGAGAAGAGAATCAGCTCGCTCAGGTATTATCAATCTTTGCTATCATCATCATCATCGTTTCAGCTATTGGGTTATTTGGATTGATCTCGTTCGTTGCTCTAAGCAGAACTAAAGAAGTGGGAATTAGAAAAACACTAGGTGCAAGTATTGGACAAATCGTTTTCATACTATCGAAGGAATTTGTTTTACTCGTCATCCTAGGCAATTTTATGGCTGTTCCATTGACTTGGTATTTTGGTAATCAATGGCTCAATGACTTTGCTTATCACACACGTATTGATCCTACTATTTTCATCATCACTATTGCAGCTACAGTTGTCATTGCATTTTTGACAGTAAGTATCCAAACAATGAAGACAGCACGGATGAATCCGGTAAAAGCGTTAAGGTATGAGTAG
- a CDS encoding DUF6503 family protein, producing MIKFFSLLIVVVVVSCSAPSPSAQQIVDDAIQMSGTEVLNNASASFSFRGITYEYSSKDGKYTYTRSLQDSLQNEVKDVLKNDGLIRYINNEEAIITEEKRTTYTASVNSVIYFAFLPVSLNDVAVNKTLEGTVEIKGNSYYKIKVTFDSEGGGEDFEDVFYYWFDTKDYSMDYLAYSYNEVDGKGMRFRVAYNSRKVNGVTIQDYKNLKPKVKESISLVGIDQAYTNGELVELSLIELEDVVISIE from the coding sequence ATGATCAAATTCTTTTCTCTATTAATAGTAGTTGTAGTTGTTTCATGTAGTGCGCCTAGTCCTTCTGCACAACAAATAGTTGATGACGCCATACAAATGTCAGGAACAGAAGTACTCAATAATGCGAGTGCCTCTTTTTCGTTTCGCGGAATCACGTATGAATACTCATCAAAAGACGGAAAGTATACATACACTCGTTCACTACAAGATTCGCTACAAAATGAGGTTAAGGATGTTTTGAAGAATGATGGGTTAATCAGGTATATTAATAATGAAGAGGCGATCATTACAGAAGAAAAAAGAACAACATACACTGCCTCAGTGAACTCTGTTATCTACTTTGCTTTTTTGCCAGTTTCCCTCAATGATGTTGCTGTAAACAAGACTTTAGAAGGAACTGTTGAAATCAAAGGAAATAGCTACTACAAAATTAAAGTCACTTTCGATTCTGAAGGGGGTGGTGAAGATTTTGAAGATGTATTCTATTATTGGTTTGATACGAAAGATTACAGTATGGACTATCTCGCCTATAGCTACAATGAAGTAGATGGCAAGGGTATGCGTTTTCGAGTAGCTTACAATTCTAGAAAAGTTAATGGAGTCACCATACAGGATTATAAAAACCTTAAACCCAAAGTAAAAGAAAGCATATCCTTAGTAGGCATTGATCAAGCGTATACAAATGGTGAACTTGTGGAATTATCACTCATAGAATTAGAAGATGTGGTAATTTCGATTGAATGA
- a CDS encoding amino acid racemase encodes MRKLGLIGGTSWHSSIEYYSSINQSINDHFGDNTNPPIVLYTLNQSQIHKYQKEDKWEEVAKMLTNAALDLEKAGAEAVMFCANTPHKVYDTVNDSINVPILHIAEATAKSIISNGIKIVCFIGTRFTMEESYIIDKISRNGVEVLVPKKTSTIEELHRIIQEELTFGISKDSSKEYVMSSLDKMISQGAKGVILGCTEFPLMIAKEDLSVPIFNTVKCHSEAAVKFILG; translated from the coding sequence ATGAGAAAACTAGGATTGATAGGGGGTACATCGTGGCATTCTTCCATTGAATATTATAGCTCAATCAATCAAAGTATTAATGATCACTTTGGAGATAACACTAATCCACCGATAGTCCTTTATACACTTAACCAATCGCAAATTCATAAATATCAAAAAGAGGATAAGTGGGAAGAAGTAGCAAAAATGCTCACTAATGCTGCCTTAGATCTTGAAAAAGCGGGTGCGGAAGCGGTTATGTTTTGTGCTAACACACCTCATAAAGTTTACGATACAGTCAACGATTCAATAAATGTGCCTATACTGCATATCGCGGAGGCAACAGCTAAGTCAATTATATCAAATGGTATTAAAATAGTCTGTTTTATTGGTACAAGATTCACCATGGAAGAGTCATATATAATAGATAAGATTTCGCGCAATGGAGTTGAGGTACTAGTTCCAAAAAAGACTTCAACAATAGAAGAACTTCACCGGATTATTCAAGAAGAACTTACATTCGGGATAAGTAAAGATTCTTCAAAAGAATATGTGATGAGCTCTCTCGATAAAATGATTTCTCAAGGAGCAAAAGGTGTAATACTTGGGTGCACAGAATTTCCTTTGATGATAGCAAAGGAGGACTTAAGCGTACCAATTTTTAATACTGTAAAATGCCATTCAGAAGCGGCAGTGAAATTTATCTTAGGCTAG
- a CDS encoding DUF4396 domain-containing protein, with protein MEEIQKLEVETSLHCQGCIDKVKPLLDSNDKISEWKADMNGQIKLIVEGSISKKELDSLLGQKGYHIKSTEGFWKDKVKWNRASFNTLNCLIGCSIGDFGMVFFLQAFYPSTPIIWQMTLAIIAGLCTSILLETIILKTREHFSWSFALKTAFGMSFISMVAMELAMTSTDFMITGGKAAFDDPMYWLALVPALIVGFITPLPYNYYKLKKFNQACH; from the coding sequence ATGGAAGAGATTCAAAAGTTGGAAGTTGAAACCAGCCTTCATTGCCAAGGATGTATTGATAAGGTAAAACCTCTGCTTGATTCAAATGACAAAATCAGTGAGTGGAAGGCTGATATGAATGGTCAAATCAAGCTCATTGTAGAAGGGTCAATTTCAAAAAAAGAATTGGATTCTCTTCTGGGTCAGAAAGGCTATCATATAAAATCAACTGAAGGTTTTTGGAAAGACAAGGTAAAATGGAATCGTGCTTCATTCAACACGTTGAATTGCTTGATTGGCTGTTCAATAGGAGATTTTGGTATGGTCTTTTTCCTTCAAGCATTTTACCCTTCCACTCCTATCATATGGCAAATGACGCTGGCTATCATAGCAGGATTATGCACTTCTATATTATTAGAAACTATCATTCTAAAAACCAGAGAGCATTTTTCTTGGTCTTTTGCACTAAAGACAGCTTTTGGTATGTCCTTCATCTCTATGGTAGCCATGGAACTAGCCATGACTTCAACAGACTTTATGATCACAGGTGGCAAAGCTGCATTTGATGATCCCATGTACTGGTTAGCCTTGGTTCCTGCCCTGATAGTAGGATTCATAACACCCCTTCCCTATAATTATTACAAGTTAAAGAAGTTCAATCAAGCTTGTCACTAA
- a CDS encoding heavy metal-associated domain-containing protein, with protein sequence MKNSITIISLFLSIVVFAQKEPLEVNGGFKVEIKTSAICAMCQYALEKDLAFEKGVKEATLNLDDKVMTIFYNPKKTNAKTLRERITLVGYHADTLARNPVSYDKLPMCCKDGAHGTPIPQVPLKKNN encoded by the coding sequence ATGAAAAATTCAATTACAATAATCTCCTTATTTTTATCAATCGTGGTTTTTGCTCAGAAAGAACCCTTAGAGGTAAATGGAGGGTTTAAAGTAGAGATTAAGACCTCAGCGATTTGTGCGATGTGTCAGTATGCGCTTGAGAAGGATTTAGCTTTTGAAAAAGGCGTGAAGGAAGCAACACTCAATCTTGATGATAAAGTGATGACCATATTCTACAATCCGAAGAAAACGAATGCAAAGACACTCAGGGAACGAATTACACTGGTAGGTTATCATGCAGATACATTAGCTCGGAACCCCGTTTCTTATGATAAGCTTCCTATGTGTTGTAAAGATGGAGCACACGGGACTCCTATTCCTCAGGTACCATTAAAAAAGAATAATTGA
- a CDS encoding RNA polymerase sigma factor yields the protein MSKENNWIKSIAKGDEYALEKLYNEYSSKIYNTAIGYTKSVEDAEEVLQDVFVTIFSTASKFRFDAKVSTWIYRIAVNKSLDFLRKKSSQKRQGIFTSIFKSGTTEILHESVDFVHPGVKLENQENAKLLFSVIDGLAENQKTAFILTQMEGLPQNEVAEIMKISRKAVESLLQRAKSNLRVALEKYYPERGKHFKNTTK from the coding sequence ATGAGTAAAGAGAACAATTGGATCAAATCGATAGCGAAAGGTGACGAGTACGCATTAGAAAAACTTTACAATGAATATTCCTCGAAAATCTACAACACTGCTATCGGATACACAAAGAGTGTGGAGGATGCTGAGGAAGTATTGCAGGATGTGTTTGTAACTATATTTAGTACAGCTAGTAAATTCCGATTTGATGCAAAGGTCAGCACATGGATTTATCGAATTGCGGTGAATAAGTCACTCGACTTTCTAAGAAAAAAGAGCAGTCAAAAACGTCAGGGCATATTCACATCTATTTTCAAATCGGGTACCACGGAAATCCTTCATGAATCAGTAGACTTTGTACATCCTGGTGTAAAATTGGAGAATCAGGAAAATGCAAAATTACTTTTTAGCGTTATTGACGGATTAGCTGAAAATCAAAAAACGGCATTTATTCTTACCCAAATGGAAGGCCTTCCTCAAAATGAAGTAGCTGAGATTATGAAAATTTCTAGAAAAGCAGTTGAATCACTATTGCAAAGGGCAAAATCAAATCTTAGAGTAGCCCTAGAAAAATATTATCCTGAGAGAGGGAAGCATTTTAAAAATACGACTAAATGA
- a CDS encoding Spy/CpxP family protein refolding chaperone, with product MKKTLIILGMICMVTFVNAQGQRPERKAPPSAEQMIKKATKELSLTGDQIKQWEAIHEKYKDAMKEQQKAEETRKKMEEELEATLTEDQLEKFRKMRPKRPKRGGE from the coding sequence ATGAAAAAGACATTAATAATATTGGGAATGATATGCATGGTAACTTTTGTGAATGCGCAAGGGCAAAGACCTGAACGCAAAGCACCACCATCTGCTGAACAAATGATCAAAAAGGCTACAAAAGAATTGAGCTTAACTGGAGATCAGATAAAACAATGGGAAGCTATTCACGAAAAGTATAAAGATGCTATGAAAGAACAGCAAAAAGCAGAGGAGACAAGAAAGAAGATGGAAGAGGAGTTGGAAGCAACATTGACTGAGGATCAACTTGAAAAATTCAGGAAAATGAGGCCTAAAAGACCGAAAAGAGGAGGTGAGTAA
- a CDS encoding TonB-dependent receptor gives MLKHIYISTSIILLTLSAQSQTIRGMVADQNHAPLIGATVMELGTRNGIVTGTNGGFTLKLSSRDSRLIVSYSGFLADTINADLSQKMHIMLKENTAELDEVVVQASSTFMDDLESKHVEVITEAELTKAACCNLSESFETNASVDVSFTDAVSGAKTIRMLGLDGRYVQINRENIPNVRGLSGRYGLSYVPGTWVQSIDVGKGAGTVVNGYESMTGQINVELKKPENSEKIYLNGYANSFGRFELNANHARNIDDQWSTALLLHSNYFNNEIDQNNDGFMDLPKSRQFNVMNRYKYRGEKMVSQIGFTVMRDEKAGGQLGFDFGDDFSTSSQYGFENQTTRAEVFGKVGLLFPHKPYKGWGFIYSASYLDIDGGFGRDNYKGTEKTLYGNIIFQNIIGNSFHQYKTGVSILYDDFDEVYADSAFSRQEVVPGIYYEYTYSPRDKFTLLLGARTDFHNLYGTYFTPRLHTRYQFSKNTTLRAAIGRGYRTPNVIVENSNILVSSRQVIIEENPKPEVSWNIGGSLVTAINVRDKKLNLIVDYFYTTFENQLIYDVDANSSQLSVYNLRGDSYAHSFQLEGNYQFSERLSTKAAYKFYDVRATINERVREVPFNSRDRFFLNTSYSTRFDKWETDATLQWFGSKRLPNTLDKPVEFQRGSSSPDFFLLNAQVSRGFRWGNIYLGSENLLGYTQSNPIIDAENPFGNNFDASIVWAPIAGRMVYAGFRYKIRR, from the coding sequence ATGTTAAAACATATATATATATCAACATCAATAATTCTATTGACGCTATCAGCTCAGTCACAAACTATACGAGGCATGGTAGCAGATCAAAATCATGCGCCGCTTATTGGTGCTACAGTAATGGAACTGGGCACTCGAAATGGTATCGTTACGGGCACAAATGGCGGTTTTACTCTGAAATTATCTTCGAGAGACAGCAGGTTAATAGTCTCATATTCAGGCTTTTTAGCTGATACTATCAATGCTGACTTGTCGCAAAAGATGCACATTATGCTAAAAGAAAATACGGCAGAACTCGATGAAGTAGTAGTGCAAGCCAGTAGCACTTTTATGGATGATCTGGAGTCTAAACATGTAGAAGTTATTACAGAAGCAGAGCTTACTAAAGCAGCTTGTTGCAATCTCTCCGAAAGCTTTGAGACCAATGCCTCCGTGGATGTCTCATTTACTGATGCGGTAAGCGGAGCAAAAACCATCCGAATGCTTGGACTGGATGGTCGATATGTTCAGATAAATCGAGAGAATATTCCAAATGTTAGGGGACTTTCAGGCCGCTACGGTCTCTCTTATGTTCCTGGCACCTGGGTACAGTCGATCGATGTGGGAAAGGGAGCTGGAACAGTAGTAAATGGATATGAATCCATGACAGGTCAAATCAATGTAGAATTGAAGAAGCCTGAGAATAGTGAGAAAATTTACCTTAATGGCTATGCAAACTCATTTGGGAGGTTTGAGTTGAATGCAAATCATGCAAGAAATATTGATGACCAATGGAGTACTGCACTCCTTCTGCACTCAAACTATTTCAATAATGAGATCGATCAAAATAATGATGGGTTTATGGATCTCCCAAAATCCCGACAGTTCAATGTAATGAACCGATATAAATATCGTGGAGAAAAAATGGTATCTCAAATTGGATTTACAGTTATGCGAGATGAAAAAGCCGGCGGACAGCTTGGTTTTGACTTTGGAGACGACTTCAGCACTTCTTCTCAGTATGGTTTTGAAAATCAGACAACCCGAGCTGAAGTGTTTGGGAAAGTAGGCCTTCTGTTTCCACACAAACCATACAAAGGGTGGGGATTTATTTACTCTGCTTCTTACTTGGATATTGATGGAGGTTTTGGAAGAGATAATTATAAAGGAACTGAAAAAACTCTCTATGGGAATATCATTTTTCAGAATATCATTGGTAACTCCTTCCACCAATATAAAACTGGCGTAAGTATTCTATATGATGATTTTGATGAAGTATATGCCGATTCTGCTTTTTCAAGACAAGAAGTTGTTCCGGGCATTTACTATGAGTACACCTATAGCCCTAGAGATAAATTCACCCTATTGCTAGGCGCAAGAACGGACTTTCATAATTTGTATGGAACGTACTTTACCCCTCGCTTACATACGCGCTATCAGTTTTCAAAAAACACGACATTAAGAGCAGCCATCGGTAGAGGATATAGAACACCTAATGTTATTGTAGAAAACAGTAACATTCTCGTTTCTTCCCGGCAAGTGATTATTGAGGAGAACCCTAAGCCAGAAGTATCCTGGAACATTGGAGGAAGTTTAGTGACAGCAATAAATGTGAGAGATAAGAAATTAAATCTTATTGTGGATTATTTCTATACGACATTTGAAAATCAACTTATTTATGATGTAGATGCCAATTCCAGTCAACTGAGTGTTTACAATTTAAGAGGTGATTCATATGCTCATAGTTTTCAGTTAGAAGGAAACTACCAGTTTTCAGAACGATTAAGTACAAAAGCAGCTTATAAGTTTTATGATGTTAGAGCCACAATCAATGAAAGAGTAAGAGAAGTACCCTTCAATTCGCGAGATAGATTCTTCTTAAACACATCGTACTCAACACGATTTGACAAATGGGAAACAGACGCTACACTGCAGTGGTTCGGATCTAAACGCCTTCCAAACACTTTAGACAAGCCAGTCGAATTTCAACGTGGATCGTCATCTCCAGATTTTTTTCTTCTCAATGCGCAAGTAAGTCGGGGATTCAGGTGGGGCAACATCTATCTGGGTTCCGAAAACCTACTTGGCTATACGCAGAGCAACCCGATCATTGATGCGGAAAATCCGTTTGGCAATAATTTTGATGCATCTATTGTATGGGCGCCAATAGCTGGCCGTATGGTATATGCTGGATTTAGATATAAAATTAGACGTTAG